The sequence CAGCGCCGGTGCCATGTTCGAGTCCCAGGGTGCGCCGGGGGAGCGGATCGGCCTGTACCTGAGCCTGGACACCCTCGGCATCGGTGCCGGGTCGGCGATCGGCCCGGACGCGATCTGGCATGGGCTGCAGCGCGACCTGACCAAGCTGACGGTGCTCACTCCGCCTCGGCGGGCCGCGGTGGCCTCCGGGAAGAAGGCGCATGAGGAGGTCCGCGCCGGTGTGCTCGCGTGGATGGACGCCGACGCGCGGCGGCGGCTGCTGATCCTGCTCGATGAGTCCGACCGGTTCTTCGAGGCCGACGCGCCCGCGTTCCTGGAGACCAACCGGCTCAAGGACCTCGGACTGGCCACCGACGGCCGAATCAAGGTCGTGTTCGCCGGGCTGCACTCTGTCCAGCGGTACGCCAAGACCGCCCGCAACGGCCCGTTCAGCCACCTCGCGCAGCGCCCGACCGTCATCGGGCCCTTGCGACCGCAGTCGGCGGCCAATCTGCTCACCCGCCCGCTGCACGCGCTGGGCTACCGGTTCGCCGATGACGACCTGGTCAACCGGGTGCTCGGGTACTGCTCCTACCAGCCGTTCCTACTGCAGATGTTCGCCCGGCGGCTGGTCACCGCGATGCACGCCGAGCGTGGCGAGCCCGGCGGGTTGGAAGTCGCCGAGCCGCCGTACGTGATCACCCGCGACGACGTCGTGGCCGTCGAGCAGGACGCCGAGCTGAAAGCCAGCATCAGCGCCGCGTTCCACGACACGCTGCACCTGGACCCCCGGTACAACGTGATCGCCAACGTGCTCGCCCACCACGCCCACGAGTCCGGCATCGACGCACGGCTGTCCGACGTCGAGCTGCGGGACGAGTGCCTGGCCTGGTGGCCGGTCGGGTTCGAGCCGCTGGACGTGGAGGGATTCCGCGCCTACCTGCAGGAGATGGTCGGTCTGGGCGTGCTCGCCCGAAACACCGACGGCCGCGGTTGGCACCTGCGCAGCCCGAACGTGCTGACGATGATCGGCACCAAGGACGACGTGATCACCCAGCTGGTCGGTGCGGCAACGTCATCGGTGCCCGATGAGTTCATCGCTCTGGAGAGCCGGTTGGAGCTGCCCGACGGCCGCCGGTCGCCGCTGACCGCCGGACAGAGTGACGATGTCCTGGGCGACCACGCCAACCAGGTGCGGGTCGTGCTCGGCTCGGAGGCCACCGGCATCGGAGACGTGGCGACGGCCATCCGGTGCGTGGCTGACGTCGGTGACCGATTCACCGTGCCGGCGATCGCCAGCCGCCGACAGTTCGAGGAGGCGCTCGTCGCCGGCCTGCCCGGGCAGCGGCGGGTCGTGCTCACCGACCTGCACGCCCGCGGTCCGAAGGACGGGGCCTGCCTGGATGCGCTGACCGCGGCCTTGGACCTGCGTCCCGCACAGCGGGGTGTGACCCGCTCGGCGGTCCTGGTCGCCGGGCCCGAGCAGCTGGGTCTGTGGCGGCGGGTGCTCGCCGACGGTGGCAGGACCCCATCGCTGGGAACGGTGACGCTGCGCCGCTATGACGCACAGACACTGCGGGTGTGGACTTTGGATGCGCAGAAGTTCAGCGCGCCCGAGCGGCTCGACAGGTTGCTGGAGGTCACCGGTGGCTGGCCGATGCTCGTCGAGCGGGCCGGCCAGCTCGTATCCGACGGTGCCGACGAGGCCCGGGTGTTGGACATGATCGCAGCAGAGGTTGCCTCGCCGGCCGGCGCGGCCGCGCTCGTGGAGGCGGTTGGAGTGACCGCCGACCCCGACCTGGACAAGGCGTTCGCCAGCGTGTTGAGCCTGGTAGACGCGGCCGGGGTATCCCGGACGGATCTGGTGGTAGCGGTGGAGATGGCCGTCGGTGACGCCGAGACGGTGGTCGCGTGCCTGCAGGCGCTGGGTGTGTTTGACGTCGACGAGGACGGGATGTACCGGCCCGAGCCGCTACTCGTCCGATCTTGGCCTCACCGCGCCTGATGACCGACCGCGCCGGTCGCTGACAGTCCAGCGGCCGGCGCGGGGTCGAAACCTCCCGAGCGTCCTGTGTCATCGCAACCTGAACACCCATACGTGCAGGCGCACCGACCGTTCTGGAGCACTGAGCGGACTCCGCGGGATGACGAGCTGCCGACGCTGACTGGCCTCGGGCAGCAGGCGTTCACCGCACTGTGCACCGGCGTACACGGCCGTCGGTCCGTCTGGAGCAGGAGTTCATTCGCTTCGACCGAGTATCGGCGGCCTTGAGGCCGAAAGCAGCCATACTGCGATGTACTCCGATTCCGTCGGGGACACCGCACGTCACGACCGGCAGTCTCTCCGGCGGCACCCTGGTCACGCGGCTGCGTTCATCTTGAGCAGCTCTTCGGCCGCCTTCGACGTAGGCGCCGCGACCTGCACCTCGAAGTTCTCACCGTCCGTCGAGTGCACCGCGGCCACGACGCCCTTGATGACTCGCTGTCGGAGGGCAGGGTGGGCGGGGCTGGTCAATGCGAGACGGATGGCCGCCACGACATCAGCGCGAACGGCCGATTCGGGGACCCTGACTTCTCCGCTCTCGAGCTGTTCGACCAGCTGGCGCTCCGTGAACTCGAGCTCACGCTCTCGCGGGCCGTGCTCGGCCACGCCCTGCGACCACTGGTCAGCAGTCAGCTTCTCGCTCTCATAGTCCCGCTTGTAGCGAGCGAGAACGCGGCGGACCTCGTCGAGCTCCTGTCGCACCTGCGCGAGCTGCATGACGGCCTCCGGGCGCGCTTCCTGCTCCCCCTGGCGGTACTCCTCGAAGGCCCGCAGCCAGAGGTCGTCCTGACCGAGGACCTCGAGCACCACATCGACAACCAACTGTTCCAGGCTGTCCGCGGGTACGCGAAGCGGGTCAGCGCAGCCAGTCCCGGTCGGGACTTCACCGCCCGGCTGCAGTAGTAGTAGCGGTACCTCCGCCCTCGGGCATTGGCGCTGGTGCCGACCATGCTGGCGTCGCAGGAATGACACCGGAAGAGACCACTCAGCAGGTAGTCGGTCTGCCCGGCCTGCGCGACGCGTGCGGCACCCTCGGCGGCGTTCTGCTCGAGAATCGTCTGCGCGCGGTCGAACAGCTCCGTGTCGAGAAAGGCTGAATGGGCGCCCGGATACCACTCCCCGTTCCACCAGAGTTCGCCGACGTACGTCCGGTTGTGGAGGATGTCGTGAACGGCCTGGCGCGACCACTCATTACCATTACTGGTTCGGTGTCCCTTGCCCGTCAGCTTCTTGGCGATGCTCTTCGGTGAGAGTCCACGAATGGCGTAGTCGTCGAAGACGGCCTGGACCAGCGGCCACGTGCCACCGACGACAACTCCCTCTTCGTCGGTCACCAGGTCCCTCTCGAGCATTCCTGTCGCGTCATCGACTCGAGTTCCGAAAGGCGCTCTCGAGCGAGACAGTGGGAGCCCCTTCTCGATGACCTTGGTGCGCTGGCCTCCGTGGATGCGCTCGAGTAGTAGGCGACGCTCGAACTCGGCCAGCGCGCCGATGACCTGGATGAGCAGGCGACCGCTCACCGTCTCAGACTCGAAGCGTTCGTGCACGCTGTAAAAGGCGACGCCGGCCTCGTCGAACTGCTTCATGATGTCGAGCAAGTCCAAGAGGCTGCGGGCAAGGCGGTCGATGCGCTGGAAGACGACGATGTCAAAGAGTCCGGCCCGCGCATCGCGGAGCAGTTCCTGCAGCTTTCGGCGATTCTGGTCCTTGCCGCTCGCGTACTCCTCGTAGACGCCTACGAGTTCCCAATCCTCACGTTCTACGAATCGCCTGCCCTCGACGTCCTGGGTCTTGAGGCTGTGCGGCTGATTGCTCTCATTCGTGCTCGCGCGCTTGTAGATGACAGCGCGCTTGCGCGGATTCGGCGCGTCGACCAAAGAGGTCCTCTTGGCCCGCCTGCTCATCGCACACCCCGGGAGTGAGCGCGCTGTGCATCTCGGAAGCTGTCCACGAAGCCGGTGAGCACTGCCATGAAAAGTCGCCCCTGGGACGTCTGCGTGTCCACCTTCTCCGCCGCAGTCACGATGCCCACGCCGCAGTTGTCCAGAACGCGCACGACGTCCGCGAAGGCCTCCATGCTGCGTCCCAGGCGCGGCAGGTCGCGCGCCGCGACGAGGTCGATGACGCCGTTCTTCGCGTCGGCCAGGAGGCGGTCCAGCGCCGGGCGCTTCTTGTGCGGAAGCTCGACTTCCTCGTAGACGGCGACGACCGCCCAGTCCGGACGCTGGGCGATGTGCCGTTCCACGTCTTCACGCTGGCGGCGGAGGCCTTCGTCGTCGCGGGCCCTCGTGTAGATGGCGACGCGCCGAGGGGGGCTGGGCGGCGGCGGGTTAGGGCTCATGCCGCACCCCCCAGCTGTTCGGCGAGGAGGGATGCGCAGTCGCGGAGCCAGCGCTCGAGTTCGAGGTCCTCGAGGTGTCGCGAGACCAGAACGGTCCGCGTGGGGAGGCGGCGGTTGCTGCGGCGGTTGGCGGTCACTGTAGGCGGAGAATCCGCGGTGATCTTCGTAATCACGCCGCGGACCGTGCTGGCGCCGACTTGCCTGACATTCGAATCGACTCACCCTTTCGGGTGCACTTCTCCGAGTCGACCCTGCCATTGCCCTGCAGTACTTCGAAAACGTAGGAGCGTCGGCGGTTGTTCCCCAGGAACTGCACGTTGACCACCCCGGAATGGTGAAGTCGGTGCAGTTGACGCACGATCGCCTGGGGCGTCGCCGGCGGGTCGAGTCGCTCGCCCAGATCCCGACCCGTGATCTCGGTCTGGCCGGCCGCCTGGCAGCGTGCCAGCACCGACACTATGCGCCGTCCGAGGGGAGTGACGGCCCGCTGGGTGTTCACGCCGTCCAACCGGGCATGCCCGACGAACCGGTACCGACCGTGGCCGGCGCGCTTCACGGTCGGCACGGAGTCGCCCATCGCGCGGCGTCCGACGTCGGCGCGAGCGCCGGTGAACATGAAGTGCGACGCGAGGACGCCCTTGACCGTGGCCCGACTGGTCGACATGCCGTACTTCCGGATCCCGGCCGTGGCATCCGCGAGGCCGAACTCGCGAGCGCCGGCGGCGGCGCGCTCCTCCATCCACGACCGGAGGGCGCGGTGAAGGGTCATGCCGCGCTCCGACGCCGGCCGCGGGCTGGCCAGGGGGCCGAACTCTCCTGTGATCCGGTAGCAGTCCATGCGCAGCCGGATGAGTTCCGCGCCAGCGACGCGACGGCCTCCGCGGGCCGCGCCCGAGAGCTCGCTGAGGAGAGGGCGCAGCGACTCGCGCCGGGCGCTCCGCCCCTGCGCTGCCAGTTCGGCCAGGAGGTCGGAGGTGTTCACCTCGACTACGCCGCGGGCGTGCATCGCGGCGATGGTGTCGATCACGGCAGCCTTCAGGCTGCCGGGTGTGGCGTACGGGCGGTCTGACCAGGGCGTTTCCGGCAGTCGCCGTGTGACGGTGATCAGAAGGGGTTTGTTTCGCACCGGGTAGTCCCCACTCCACCCCGACGACACAGGCCGTTCCTCCTTCGGGAGGAGCGGCCTGTGTCGTGTTCGGTCGCCATCGTGGTGGCCATCGAGACCAATGTCGCGCCGAGGAGCCTGCAGGTGTCCGAGCGTCGGGTACAGGTCGGGTGTCGACTGGCTGGCCGCTGAGTCGCATAGCGGACATCTCCCAGGCCGGCGCGGCCGGCGTCACGGAGAGCCGATCACCCGGGCGTCCGACGAGTTGCTCCAGCGCGGCGATGTAGCCGCAGCGCTCGCCGAGGATCTCCGGTGTGTCGATGCGAATCGCCGACCGGCATCCTCCCATCGGTCGGCCGCCGCCTGCTGCAGAACCACGGCCCGGACTCCTGACATGAAAACTGCCCGCCCGACTTCGTAGAGCCGGTTTGGCTCACCGGCTCTGGGCTAGGAGGAGCCGCACACGAGTGGGGGGCGGCACGGATGCAGCTGAACAGTTCGGTGCGGCAGATGACGTCGGCCGCGAGCCGGGTCGTGGCGGCGGCGGCCCCTGCCCTGGACCTGGTCGACAGCAGCGTGAGCCTGCTGTGGGAGGGCTACCAGTTCGGCACGCGCCGATTCGCCCGGGCCGGGGCCGATCTGTTCGACACCAGACTCATGCT is a genomic window of Blastococcus sp. HT6-30 containing:
- a CDS encoding recombinase family protein produces the protein MAGSTRRSAPERVSRFECQASRRQHGPRRDYEDHRGFSAYSDRQPPQQPPPPHADRSGLATPRGPRTRALAPRLRIPPRRTAGGCGMSPNPPPPSPPRRVAIYTRARDDEGLRRQREDVERHIAQRPDWAVVAVYEEVELPHKKRPALDRLLADAKNGVIDLVAARDLPRLGRSMEAFADVVRVLDNCGVGIVTAAEKVDTQTSQGRLFMAVLTGFVDSFRDAQRAHSRGVR
- a CDS encoding recombinase family protein, which encodes MSRRAKRTSLVDAPNPRKRAVIYKRASTNESNQPHSLKTQDVEGRRFVEREDWELVGVYEEYASGKDQNRRKLQELLRDARAGLFDIVVFQRIDRLARSLLDLLDIMKQFDEAGVAFYSVHERFESETVSGRLLIQVIGALAEFERRLLLERIHGGQRTKVIEKGLPLSRSRAPFGTRVDDATGMLERDLVTDEEGVVVGGTWPLVQAVFDDYAIRGLSPKSIAKKLTGKGHRTSNGNEWSRQAVHDILHNRTYVGELWWNGEWYPGAHSAFLDTELFDRAQTILEQNAAEGAARVAQAGQTDYLLSGLFRCHSCDASMVGTSANARGRRYRYYYCSRAVKSRPGLAALTRFAYPRTAWNSWLSMWCSRSSVRTTSGCGPSRSTARGSRKRARRPSCSSRRCDRSSTRSAAFSLATSGTMRARS